The following are encoded together in the Actinobacillus lignieresii genome:
- the glpK gene encoding glycerol kinase GlpK yields the protein MTKEYIIALDQGTTSSRAVLLDKNANIVEVSQREFTQIYPQVGWVEHNPMEIWATQSSTLNEVVAKAGITSDKIAAIGITNQRETTIVWEKETGKPVYNAIVWQCRRTADICAKLKEDGHEAYIRKTTGLVVDPYFSGTKVKWILDNVEGAREKAERGELLFGTVDTWLVWKLTQGRVHVTDYTNASRTMMFNIHTKQWDDRMLELLNIPRSMLPEVRNSSEVYGETNIGGKGGVRIPVAGMAGDQQAALYGHLCVEAGQAKNTYGTGCFMLMNTGNEAVESKNGLLTTIACNAKGEPCYALEGSIFMGGASIQWLRDELKIVHDSKDSEYFATKEDSTNGVYVVPAFTGLGAPYWDPYARGAILGLSRGANRNHIVRATLESIAYQTRDVLDAMQSDSGKHLATLRVDGGAVANNFLMQFQADILNANVERPVVREVTALGAAYLAGLAVGFWKDLQELRGKASIERTFVPDGDEAKRTRRYKGWKKAVKRALEWAKEDAEE from the coding sequence ATGACTAAAGAATACATTATTGCGTTAGACCAAGGTACGACAAGCTCTCGTGCGGTGTTACTCGACAAAAACGCCAATATCGTAGAGGTTTCTCAACGTGAATTTACCCAAATTTATCCGCAAGTCGGTTGGGTGGAACATAATCCGATGGAAATTTGGGCGACGCAAAGTTCGACATTAAATGAAGTGGTGGCAAAAGCGGGCATTACTTCCGATAAAATTGCGGCAATCGGTATTACCAACCAACGTGAAACCACGATTGTTTGGGAAAAAGAAACCGGTAAACCGGTTTATAATGCGATTGTATGGCAATGCCGTCGTACGGCGGATATTTGTGCGAAATTAAAAGAAGACGGGCACGAAGCTTATATTCGTAAAACGACCGGTTTAGTGGTGGACCCGTATTTCTCCGGTACGAAAGTAAAATGGATTTTAGATAATGTTGAAGGCGCAAGAGAAAAAGCCGAGCGCGGCGAGCTGTTATTCGGTACGGTAGATACTTGGTTGGTTTGGAAATTAACCCAAGGTCGCGTGCACGTTACCGATTACACAAACGCTTCCCGTACTATGATGTTCAATATTCATACTAAACAATGGGACGATAGAATGTTGGAATTATTAAATATTCCGCGTTCTATGTTACCGGAAGTAAGAAATTCATCGGAAGTTTACGGCGAAACCAATATCGGTGGTAAAGGCGGCGTACGTATTCCGGTAGCCGGTATGGCGGGCGACCAACAGGCAGCGCTTTACGGTCATTTATGTGTTGAAGCCGGACAAGCGAAAAACACTTACGGTACCGGTTGTTTTATGTTGATGAATACCGGAAATGAAGCGGTTGAATCGAAAAACGGTTTATTGACGACGATTGCGTGTAATGCAAAAGGCGAACCGTGCTATGCCTTAGAAGGTTCTATCTTTATGGGCGGTGCTTCGATTCAGTGGTTACGTGACGAACTTAAAATCGTACATGACAGTAAAGACTCCGAATATTTTGCAACAAAAGAAGACAGCACAAACGGTGTGTATGTCGTACCGGCATTTACCGGTTTAGGTGCGCCGTATTGGGATCCGTATGCGCGAGGCGCGATTTTAGGGCTTTCACGCGGTGCAAACCGTAACCATATCGTGCGTGCGACATTAGAGTCTATTGCATATCAAACTCGTGACGTATTAGATGCAATGCAGTCGGATAGCGGTAAACACCTTGCGACTTTACGTGTGGACGGCGGTGCGGTTGCCAATAACTTCTTAATGCAATTCCAAGCGGATATTCTCAATGCGAATGTAGAACGTCCGGTCGTGCGTGAAGTTACCGCTTTAGGTGCGGCATATCTTGCCGGTCTTGCTGTAGGATTCTGGAAAGATTTGCAAGAATTACGCGGTAAAGCGTCGATTGAGCGTACCTTTGTTCCGGATGGTGACGAAGCAAAACGTACCAGACGTTATAAAGGTTGGAAAAAAGCGGTTAAACGTGCGTTAGAATGGGCAAAAGAAGACGCAGAGGAATAA
- a CDS encoding MIP/aquaporin family protein: protein MERSLKGACIAEFIGTGLIIFFGVGCVAAAQLAGATFGLWEISIMWGVGVALAVYTTAGVSGAHLNPAVTVALWKFACFDGKKVLPYIISQFLGAFAAAALVYFLYKDLFAATEAAKNIVRGEGVGLAGVFSTYPHQHISVLQAFCVEAVITMALVALILALTDDGNGVPRGPMAPLLIGLLIAAIGGAFGPLTGFAMNPARDFGPKAFAFLAGWGEVAFTGARDIPYFLVPLIAPIVGGLVGAWGYRRFIGKNLPCNCK, encoded by the coding sequence ATGGAAAGATCGTTAAAAGGTGCTTGTATCGCAGAATTTATCGGTACGGGTTTAATTATTTTCTTTGGGGTAGGTTGTGTTGCCGCCGCACAATTAGCCGGTGCGACATTCGGTTTATGGGAAATCTCCATTATGTGGGGCGTGGGGGTTGCTTTGGCGGTATATACTACCGCAGGCGTATCCGGTGCGCATCTAAATCCGGCGGTAACCGTCGCACTTTGGAAGTTTGCGTGTTTTGACGGAAAAAAAGTACTGCCTTATATCATTTCCCAATTTTTAGGTGCTTTTGCCGCAGCGGCGTTAGTTTATTTCCTTTATAAAGATCTCTTTGCCGCAACTGAAGCCGCTAAAAATATTGTACGCGGCGAAGGCGTCGGACTTGCCGGTGTTTTCTCTACCTATCCTCATCAACATATCAGCGTATTACAAGCCTTTTGTGTCGAAGCGGTCATTACCATGGCGTTAGTCGCATTAATTTTAGCTTTAACCGATGACGGTAACGGCGTACCGAGAGGTCCGATGGCTCCGTTATTAATCGGTTTATTGATCGCTGCGATCGGCGGTGCTTTCGGTCCTTTAACCGGCTTTGCAATGAATCCGGCGCGTGACTTCGGTCCGAAAGCCTTTGCATTCTTAGCCGGTTGGGGTGAAGTTGCCTTTACCGGTGCGCGCGATATTCCGTATTTCCTCGTTCCTTTGATTGCGCCGATTGTCGGCGGACTTGTCGGTGCTTGGGGCTATCGTCGTTTTATCGGTAAAAACTTACCATGTAATTGTAAATAA